Proteins encoded in a region of the Onthophagus taurus isolate NC chromosome 10, IU_Otau_3.0, whole genome shotgun sequence genome:
- the LOC111428418 gene encoding uro-adherence factor A-like, producing MCDQTPLEYHEGTVVWVKLGSFWWPGEVISFDNLPVDIKTSFQKPPLVSVKFFDEDSFQYIRNLDYIYLYNCNKKYDFIRKGLKVHAAKPSYLEKFRSDICKAETRTGGDLNILDDPKLRPKKKPDIEAIFGTPASHKKLKEPSRGRGRPSLNKSSPSSNSSSKKNSSVIITHPRFTGNDDHVVRELIQSPAKQQYKPEMDFKCQSCDFRASRMEAIVMHHKLHVKGMIITPPKIKKKSPTKKPPKSQRISFTKTSTIDEDIALLSKGVPIFSDSSSTEESDEDIEEEPAPKRKRRGRNPRKKKTVVVDKLKEKPRNIQEDILAEWDDDDDDEKTDNNKTDNDKTDDDKTDDDKTDYTNLSVKKNDKKEIGSGTETEMEEMNTKEMENKKMDEDKVDVTKIDDKIDSNIEDSSKEAESDSKDADNKSKSDSCFDFNEEEEEFGMTIEGRKIPRVLPPVEKRKSLESPKENDLQASFDKVLEECNVPILPEIPQLRSGKFKKSSLRSSSIDSKSSSDQDIEKMIVATKLTNPKKRFAKNFEDETKNSKEKELTMKKVDEKDNDETKRKDNLEVSKLKTQLMQKLLDGPPIKIKEDRKRRSASSTFSNNSESDEEEFREVETKKRGYGRKRRKSMINKHEEDSSTSLDDKEMIQNEEKIESESNVSEEIEEKDEEKDKEKSEQDEKEIDEGGGSLLIGKEVESDDLVIEAPEDEGNVKDGSLSDVKDGGLKDEKINENESLSESLNERLSEPLIESLDESLNEEIIEESLLETSIIETNKSEKVISETSSLLDEKESTNSSQIKITCLKSSPIELKDQDKIEKTIIPESDLVDIEGNFTVVSEKDLADKQVEITAAPETQKPVTLTSFSLDFCEEEVQLPEISSEDEKKLDETSEINDFKKLEEKLDQIEIKKSDENDQVEVCKEEKSDEIVLEPQNIIEEKVEPEEEALKPPIIEEKEIEINVEAKQPEQVEKIVEKEFDVEQFLNEEKNEEIKIDQIEIDKEVTQKEAKSNEISKKESRNPTKLFDILTSEKKTPQKEVKVKVDKNTKIITKKADKPKLILERSEETEKEIHVKKVTAKRSYQDIEDIDTFIIKKPVKKLVTEEVEIKKSSPKPQVTGKPRILQQTIITASGDIIQPGVTQTQEDLYDINSMPIVLDDQILPAETMEMPHILPAESVKQINPIKKPVTTSATSSMKMINKIISSKEAQKLTPIASKGFLGNKKVQKVYQTSSTKLLKPAIITQQGKPGKFIIVPSTSSQPTGTKYTVGKRPAIVKKPPPPHHQKIQISSPMTQPTSTTGNKIMILTDSQGQQQKVLLTPEQQKQLIGPKKRIIQKQILSKDTQIKGANIISQTIVTSKGQVTTTLGSNPITKNVKIEPKLKRPIQQKFLTETTPLKPGPSGQQRTIIIKNPQGQTVKKLQGSNDALLDQQVAEQLQAINRATAKSQLKETQTIKPSPKPHPIKKSYAKKDPVKMQQKMQSVPPLAPISPAKKVEKTTLSNDDKSETKKPQFVIRDGNGALININEGQILALPSEAIDGQPQSYVLVTIDESGNLTPLNSEALMSLDPNLNLGGDLSNTLLQIGQDDEEKINKGGSEIQHQNVLTQSVSQGLSQNVSQNLPQTVTQSLSQNVSSTIQQNLQENINQSLQENIHQDISDDLSQIEQSQNVQAVVNAGDMGQLIITGDPVSAQKFLDSLAEGNTDLANLLANTDGGNVLIQTDGQQILINTDADNSMLLMNQETENIEGSGNPVFSGSSKNQDILAAALADTDVFQQEPPSKPSQLSPNSGLFPINVGNVLETNTMSSPIMTPLEVPSTNSKKIGDESDILDQGTKNVVLPITITDPSISQTASQHQHHQVLENLDLPLAIQDPGILVTSSGMNSPSFVYSLPTLDDSDINQKSFSSSISMPLLTEEEDAKTETLNISESTSISTQEQEIEKMLTSSEEIKSTNQDDEQIENPNKNISTKESSSSSSPCEKTEAYTLRPEMCSSLSEPPPDMFEFAMEERNPTDLDSTSNSVISNSDNTDPDRTTVCSDLSIEESGGGKASPLSSSGASSEIPVQPRLIVNLTADKSFEENGRGGEESFENDEI from the exons ATGTGTGATCAAACACCGCTCGAGTATCATGAAGGGACCGTCGTTTGGGTTAAATTGGGATCGTTTTGGTGGCCTGGAGAAGTTATTTCATTTGACAATCTTCCTGTGGATATCAAAACAAGTTTTCAGAAACCCCCTTTGGtttctgtaaaattttttgatgaagATAGTTT tcaGTACATAAGAAATTtggattatatttatttgtataatTGCAATAAGAAGTatgattttattagaaaaggACTAA AAGTTCACGCGGCGAAACCTTCATATTTGGAGAAGTTTCGTTCAGATATTTGTAAAGCAGAAACAAGAACAGGTGGTGATCTTAATATTCTTGATGATCCGAAGTTAAGACCTAAAAAGAAACCTGATATTGAAGCTATTTTTGGTACCCCAGCCAGCCATAAAAAGTTGAAGGAGCCATCGCGAGGGCGAGGAAGACCAAGTCTTAATA AATCTTCTCCATCATCGAACTCCTCttcaaagaaaaattcttCTGTAATCATTACTCATCCCCGTTTCACTGGAAATGATGACCATGTTGTTCGCGAACTCATTCAATCACCCGCAAAACAACAATACAAACCGGAAATGGACTTTAAATGTCAATCTTGCGATTTTCGGGCGTCTCGAATGGAAGCAATCGTTATGCACCATAAACTCCATGTCAAAGGAATGATTATAACCCCtccaaaaatcaaaaagaaatccCCCACAAAGAAACCGCCAAAATCCCAACGAATTTCTTTTACAAAAACTTCAACTATCGATGAAGATATTGCTTTATTATCAAAAGGAGTTCCGATTTTTTCTGATTCAAGTAGCACTGAAGAATCTGATGAAGATATCGAAGAAGAACCAGCCCCAAAGAGAAAACGAAGAGGTCGGAATCCAAGAAAAAAGAAGACTGTGGttgttgataaattaaaagagaaacCGAGAAATATTCAAGAAGATATCTTAGCTGAGTgggatgatgatgatgatgacgaGAAAAccgataataataaaactgatAATGATAAAACCGATGATGATAAAACTGATGATGATAAAACTGATTATACAAATTTGAGTGTtaagaaaaatgataaaaaagaaattgggaGTGGAACTGAAACGGAAATGGAAGAAATGAACACAAAAGAAATggagaataaaaaaatggatGAGGATAAAGTTGATGTTACTAAAATAGATGATAAAATAGATTCAAACATTGAAGATTCTTCAAAAGAAGCTGAAAGTGACTCAAAAGATGCTGATAATAAATCGAAAAGTGATTcttgttttgattttaatgaagaagaagaagaatttggGATGACAATTGAAGGTAGAAAAATTCCAAGAGTTCTACCCCCAGTTGAAAAACGAAAATCACTCGAATCTCCGAAAGAAAACGATCTTCAAGCTTCTTTTGATAAAGTTTTAGAGGAATGCAACGTTCCGATTTTACCCGAAATCCCTCAATTACGGAGCGGTAAATTCAAGAAATCCTCATTAAGGTCGTCATCGATCGATTCAAAATCATCTTCAGATCAAGATATCGAAAAAATGATCGTCgcaacaaaattaacaaacccCAAAAAGAGATTCGCGAAAAATTTCGAAGACGAAACCAAAAACtcgaaagaaaaagaattaaccATGAAAAAAGTCGACGAAAAAGATAACGATGAAACGAAACGAAAGGATAATTTAGAAGTATCGAAATTAAAAACCCAATTGATGCAAAAACTTTTAGACGGCCCACCGATTAAAATCAAAGAAGATCGAAAACGAAGATCGGCATCTTCAACTTTTAGCAATAACTCGGAAAGCGATGAGGAGGAATTCCGAGAGGTTGAAACGAAAAAAAGAGGGTACGGACGTAAGCGGAGAAAATCAATGATTAATAAACACGAAGAGGACTCATCAACTTCTCTTGATGACAAAGAAATGAttcaaaatgaagaaaaaatcgaatcgGAATCGAATGTTTCTGAAGAAATTGAGgaaaaagatgaagaaaaagataaagaaaaaagtgaaCAAGATGAGAAGGAAATTGATGAAGGGGGAGGATCTTTATTAATTGGTAAAGAGGTTGAAAGTGATGATTTAGTTATTGAGGCTCCTGAGGATGAAGGAAATGTTAAGGATGGGAGTTTAAGTGATGTAAAAGATGGGGGTTTAAAGGATGAAAAAATCAATGAAAATGAGTCATTAAGTGAATCATTAAATGAGAGATTAAGTGAGCCATTAATTGAGTCGTTGGATGAGTCATTAAATGAGGAAATAATTGAAGAATCTTTATTAGAAACTTCAATAATAGAAACTAATAAATCTGAAAAAGTAATTTCTGAAACATCTTCTTTACTGGATGAAAAAGAGTCGACAAATAGTtctcaaataaaaataacttgttTGAAATCGAGTCCAATTGAGTTAAAAGAtcaagataaaattgaaaaaactatAATTCCTGAAAGCGATTTGGTTGATATTGAAGGAAACTTTACTGTTGTTTCTGAGAAAGATCTTGCTGATAAACAAGTTGAAATAACGGCAGCACCAGAAACACAAAAACCTGTCACATTAACTAGTTTTTCATTAGATTTTTGTGAGGAGGAGGTGCAATTACCTGAAATATCATCagaagatgaaaaaaaattagatgaaacaTCTGagataaatgattttaaaaagttggAAGAGAAGTTAGATCAAATTGAGATTAAAAAATCGGACGAAAATGATCAAGTCGAGGTTTGTAAAGAAGAGAAAAGCGATGAAATTGTTTTGGAGCCCCAAAACATTATTGAGGAAAAAGTTGAACCGGAAGAGGAGGCTTTAAAACCACCGATTatcgaagaaaaagaaattgaaataaacgTTGAAGCGAAACAACCAGAACAAGTAGAAAAAATCGTTGAGAAGGAATTTGATGTTgagcaatttttaaatgagGAGAAAAATGAGGAAATCAAAATCGATCAAATCGAAATTGATAAAGAAGTAACTCAAAAGGAAGCTAAATCCAATGAAATAAGCAAAAAAGAAAGTCGTAACCCaacgaaactttttgataTATTAACAAGCGAAAAGAAAACTCCACAAAAAGAGGTTAAAGTTAAAGTTGATAAGAACacgaaaattataacaaaaaaagcgGATAAACCGAAATTAATTCTTGAGAGAAGTGAAGAAACAGAGAAGGAAATTCATGTTAAAAAGGTAACAGCTAAAAGGAGTTATCAAGATATCGAAGATATtgatacatttattattaaaaaacccgTTAAGAAATTGGTAACTGAAGAAGTTGAGATAAAGAAATCATCCCCAAAACCTCAAGTAACGGGGAAACCAAGAATTTTACAACAAACAATCATCACAGCGAGCGGTGATATTATCCAACCGGGTGTAACTCAAACCCAAGAAGATCTCTATGATATAAACTCAATGCCGATTGTTTTGGATGACCAAATTTTGCCTGCAGAAACTATGGAAATGCCTCATATTTTACCGGCGGAGAgtgttaaacaaattaatccgATTAAAAAGCCTGTAACAACTTCAGCAACGAGCTCaatgaaaatgattaataaaataatttcatcaaAAGAGGCCCAAAAATTAACTCCGATAGCTTCGAAGGGATTTTTGGGCAATAAAAAGGTACAAAAAGTTTATCAAACAAGtagtacaaaattattaaaaccgGCGATAATTACCCAACAAGGTAAACCGGGGAAATTTATCATTGTCCCTTCAACTTCTTCGCAACCAACCGGAACTAAATACACGGTAGGGAAGCGACCGGCTATAGTTAAAAAACCTCCACCTCCACATCaccaaaaaattcaaatttcaagTCCAATGACTCAACCAACCTCAACCAcgggaaataaaataatgatattAACCGATAGTCAAGGTCAACAACAAAAAGTTCTTTTAACGCCGgaacaacaaaaacaattaattggCCCGAAAAAACGTATCATACAAAAACAGATTTTATCCAAAGATACTCAAATAAAAGGTGCTAACATTATCTCTCAAACGATTGTTACCTCAAAAGGCCAAGTAACGACTACCTTAGGTTCAAACCCGATTacaaaaaacgttaaaatcgAGCCAAAATTAAAACGCCCGatccaacaaaaatttttaaccgaAACAACCCCATTAAAACCCGGCCCAAGCGGCCAACAAAGAACGATTATCATCAAAAACCCCCAAGGACAAACCGTTAAAAAGCTACAAGGATCAAACGATGCTTTGTTAGATCAGCAAGTTGCCGAACAATTACAAGCGATTAATCGGGCAACCGCTAAAAGCCAATTAAAAGAAACTCAAACGATTAAACCATCACCGAAACCACACCCGATCAAAAAATCTTACGCGAAAAAAGATCCCGTTaaaatgcaacaaaaaatGCAAAGCGTCCCACCTCTAGCTCCAATTTCACCCGCGAAAAAGGTCGAAAAAACAACTCTCTCAAACGATGATAAATCGGAAACAAAAAAACCTCAATTCGTTATCCGCGATGGAAACGGGGCTTTAATCAATATAAACGAAGGACAAATTTTAGCTTTACCAAGTGAAGCCATCGATGGACAACCACAATCGTATGTTTTAGTTACAATTGATGAATCTGGAAATTTAACGCCGCTTAATAGCGAAGCTTTAATGTCATTGGatcctaatttaaatttggGCGGCGATTTGAGTAATACTTTGTTACAAATTGGACAAGATGAtgaggaaaaaattaataaaggagGTAGTGAAATTCAACATCAAAATGTGTTAACACAAAGTGTATCGCAAGGTTTATCTCAAAATGTTTCGCAAAATTTACCTCAAACTGTAACACAAAGTTTGTCTCAAAATGTATCATCAACTAtccaacaaaatttgcaagaaaatattaatcaaagtttacaagaaaatataCATCAAGATATATCTGATGATTTATCCCAAATTGAACAATCCCAAAACGTTCAAGCCGTTGTAAATGCGGGAGATATGggtcaattaataataaccggTGATCCGGTGAGTGCTCAAAAGTTTTTAGATTCTTTAGCTGAGGGAAATACAGATTTAGCTAATTTATTGGCGAATACTGATGGAGgaaatgttttaattcaaaCTGATGgtcaacaaattttaataaacacagACGCCGATAATTCAATGCTTTTAATGAATCAAGAAACTGAAAATATTGAAGGAAGTGGAAATCCCGTTTTTTCCGGATCAAGtaaaaatcaagatattttagCGGCAGCTTTAGCCGATACGGATGTATTTCAACAAGAACCTCCATCAAAACCATCTCAACTTAGCCCAAATTCCGGTTTATTTCCAATTAACGTTGGGAATGTTTTAGAAACAAACACAATGAGTTCACCGATTATGACGCCTTTGGAAGTTCCGAGTACGAATAGTAAAAAAATCGGCGATGAAAGCGATATTTTAGATCAAGGCACGAAAAATGTCGTTCTACCAATTACGATAACAGACCCGAGTATTTCTCAAACTGCGTCGCAACATCAACATCACCAAGTACTCGAAAATTTAGATTTGCCACTTGCGATACAAGATCCGGGAATTTTAGTCACCTCTTCCGGTATGAATAGTCCGTCTTTCGTTTATTCACTTCCTACTTTAGACGATTCtgatataaatcaaaaaagtttttcaagtTCAATATCGATGCCATTATTAACCGAGGAAGAAGACGCAAAAActgaaactttaaatatttcagaatCAACATCGATATCGACGCAAGAAcaagaaatcgaaaaaatgttaacttcatccgaagaaattaaaagtacAAATCAAGATGATGAACAAATCGAAAATCCGAATAAAAATATCTCTACTAAGGAATCATCGTCATCATCATCACCATGCGAAAAGACTGAAGCTTACACTTTAAGACCCGAAATGTGTAGTTCATTGAGTGAACCGCCACCGGATATGTTTGAATTTGCAATGGAAGAAAGAAATCCCACCGATTTAGATTCAACGTCGAATTCGGTTATTTCAAATTCGGATAATACGGATCCGGATAGAACGACAGTTTGCAGTGATCTCAGTATAGAAGAGAGTGGTGGAGGGAAAGCTTCACCATTGAGCAGCAGTGGCGCTTCATCTGAAATTCCTGTACAACCCagattaattgttaatttgacAGCTGACAAAAGTTTCGAAGAAAACGGGAGGGGGGGAGAAGAAAGTTTCGAAAACGACGAGATataa